A stretch of the Capsicum annuum cultivar UCD-10X-F1 chromosome 8, UCD10Xv1.1, whole genome shotgun sequence genome encodes the following:
- the LOC107840457 gene encoding E3 ubiquitin-protein ligase RSL1 — protein sequence MGNTLQKTDQNQEQELPDESEPFTCEICIEPMLLPNKKFNNQNRCVHPFCIDCIVKYISVKLEDNVGKIPCPSLSCDQFLDPISCRNLVGPQLFVKWSDVLCESSVLGVPQCYCPHRNCSALILDECGGNAKRSQCPNCKRSFCFKCKLPWHAGFQCEENRELRDTNDVVFGVLAELKKWKRCPLCRHFVELSEGCKIVKCRCGANFCYSCGRRVYRHWCTCDAASWFCIRAVQFFCILFVILAILFVWWNFQISKRSKN from the exons ATGGGAAACACACTTCAAAAAACtgaccaaaatcaagaacaagaattACCAGATGAATCTGAACCATTCACCTGCGAAATTTGTATAGAGCCTATGTTATTACCCAACAAAAAATTCAACAATCAAAATCGCTGTGTTCATCCCTTCTGTATCGACTGTATAGTAAAATACATTTCCGTTAAGCTCGAAGACAACGTTGGCAAAATTCCCTGTCCATCCCTAAGTTGTGATCAATTTTTGGACCCAATTTCTTGCCGGAATCTTGTGGGTCCCCAGCTGTTTGTTAAATGGTCGGACGTGTTATGTGAGTCTTCTGTATTAGGGGTACCACAATGTTACTGTCCGCATAGGAATTGTTCTGCTTTGATTTTGGATGAGTGTGGAGGAAACGCGAAGCGTTCGCAGTGTCCAAATTGTAAGAGGAGTTTTTGCTTTAAGTGTAAGCTTCCATGGCATGCTGGATTTCAGTGTGAAGAGAATAGGGAATTGAGGGATACAAACGATGTCGTTTTCGGTGTGCTTGCTGAGCTTAAAAAGTGGAAAAGGTGTCCACTGTGTCGGCATTTTGTTGAACTTAGTGAAGGTTGCAAAATTGTTAAATGCAG GTGTGGTGCCAATTTCTGCTACAGCTGTGGAAGAAGAGTTTATCGACATTGGTGTACTTGTGATGCTGCTTCCTGGTTCTGCATAAGGGCCGTCCAGTTCTTTTGCATTCTTTTTGTTATTCTAGCTATCCTTTTCGTCTGGTGGAATTTCCAAATTAGTAAAAGGTCTAAAAACTAG
- the LOC107879552 gene encoding uncharacterized protein K02A2.6-like, whose product MDVIGPIEPKASNGHRSILVAIDYFTKWVEAATFKSVTKKVVIDLIHSNIICRFDIPKIIVTDNAANLNSHLMQEVCQQFKIMHRNSTPYRPKANGAIKAANKNLKKILRKMVQGSQQWHKKLPFALLGYCTTVRTLIGATPYLLVYGTEAVIPVEIEIPSLRVVMEAEIDEDQ is encoded by the coding sequence atggacgtaattggaccaattgaaccAAAAGCTTCGAATGGACATAGGTCCATCTTGGTAGCTATTGATTATTTCACGAAGTGGGTGGAAGCAgcgactttcaagtcagtgactaAGAAAGTGGTGATTGATTTGATTCACTCCAATATCATTTGTCGGTTcgacattccaaagataattgTCACAGATAATGCTGCGAATCTCAATAGTCatctgatgcaagaagtgtgccagcaatttaagattatgcatcgaaATTCAACTCCTTATCGTCCAAAAGCGAATGGAGCTATAAAAGCTGCcaacaagaacttaaagaaaatactccGTAAGATGGTGCAGGGTTCCCAACAATGGCATAAAAAGTTACCTTTTGCTTTGTTGGGTTATTGTACTACAGTTCGGACTTTaattggtgcaactccttacttgTTAGTGTATGGAACTGAAGCAGTTATACCTGTAGAGATTGAAATTCCATCTCTTCGAGTAGTTATGGAAGCTGAAATTGATGAGGACCAATGA
- the LOC124886502 gene encoding E3 ubiquitin-protein ligase RSL1-like translates to MGNALQKLGQKLLDEPQPFSCEICMESMLLPNKKFKNQNRCVHPFCIDCIVKYISVKLEDNVVEIPCPYLSCNQFLDPICCRNLVGPELFVKWSDKLCESYVLGLTHCYCPNWNCSALILDECGGGNAKRSQCPNCKRFFCLQCKLSWHAGFKCEEGGELMDINDVAFGVLVERNKWKRCPNCRRFVSKTDGCKIVKCRSVC, encoded by the coding sequence ATGGGTAACGCATTGCAGAAACTAGGCCAAAAATTGCTAGATGAACCCCAACCATTCAGCTGTGAAATTTGTATGGAGTCTATGTTGTTacctaataaaaaatttaagaatcagAATCGCTGCGTCCATCCATTCTGTATCGACTGTATAGTAAAATACATCTCCGTTAAACTTGAGGACAACGTCGTTGAAATTCCATGTCCGTATCTAAGTTGTAACCAATTTTTGGACCCAATCTGTTGCCGGAATCTTGTGGGTCCTGAACTGTTTGTTAAATGGTCCGACAAGCTGTGTGAGTCGTATGTTTTAGGGTTGACACATTGTTACTGTCCGAATTGGAATTGTTCTGCTTTGATTTTGGATGAGTGTGGTGGAGGGAATGCGAAGCGATCGCAGTGTCCAAATTGCAAGAGATTTTTTTGCTTACAGTGCAAGCTTTCATGGCATGCTGGATTTAAGTGTGAGGAGGGTGGGGAATTGATGGATATAAACGACGTCGCTTTTGGTGTGCTTGTTGAACGTAACAAGTGGAAGAGGTGTCCTAACTGTCGAAGGTTTGTTAGCAAAACTGATGGTTGCAAAATAGTGAAATGCAGGTCAGTTTGCTAG